The following coding sequences are from one Pocillopora verrucosa isolate sample1 chromosome 5, ASM3666991v2, whole genome shotgun sequence window:
- the LOC131770492 gene encoding uncharacterized protein isoform X1 encodes MYLKDQCFLFTMLPFGFASVLFFSWFHCRAVADQETKVVDVRGKPLSRGTVKGMAYAKFKVHKFSYLNITAIGSHYVGKGSECGFACVNIPSCFSFNLAEFQDINGKVLCELLPSDLYNNSHKHVPIQSHHHFSIASPCFKWPCQNNGKCAAQYEKNSYVCVCAKGYTGGHCETDIDECSASIRPCDVNANCQNSYGSYTCSCKSGFYGNGKTCWTLIARFSNSDGKNWMRDDGFWWYDRQIATGTTNNPLVNDDMISTAFWSISGREIKITRSDDPSHNPLLQTTGNCLGGQTFRSKITSYGDFRNGKVWASDQCLGSCTVQYGGQYNSTDGFQQADCNGNIQSAKRIGFWCDWESGDGAVVMIGGGGSSCARADHGIGITETNEASFFDLGSSATEYDFGYDANIKNAPTQSYSLNLWIR; translated from the exons AAACAAAAGTCGTCGATGTGCGAGGTAAACCTCTCAGCCGAGGTACAGTTAAAGGAATGGCTTATGCCAAATTTAAGGTTCACAAGTTTTCCTACCTCAACATCACTGCTATTGGCTCGCATTATGTTGGAAAGGGCAGTGAGTGTGGATTTGCTTGCGTCAACATTCCGTCGTGTTTTTCGTTTAACCTGGCTGAATTTCAAGATATCAATGGCAAAGTTCTGTGTGAATTACTTCCATCGGATTTGTACAACAACTCACACAAGCATGTCCCTATTCAGAGTCACCATCACTTTAGTATCGCA TCTCCATGTTTCAAATGGCCTTGTCAGAACAATGGGAAATGTGCGGCACAGTACGAGAAGAACAGTTACGTGTGCGTTTGCGCGAAAGGATACACAGGGGGACATTGTGAAACGG atattgacgagtgcagTGCTTCCATCAGGCCCTGTGACGTCAATGCAAACTGCCAGAACAGTTATGGCTCCTACACATGTTCATGCAAAAGTGGATTTTATGGGAATGGAAAAACAT GCTGGACTCTCATCGCTCGATTCTCAAACAGCGATGGCAAGAATTGGATGCGTGACGATGGATTTTGGTGGTATGACCGACAAATTGCCACTGGAACGACAAACAACCCTTTAGTGAACGACGATATGATTTCAACAGCCTTTTGGTCGATCAGCGGCAGAGAAATAAAGATCACGCGCAGTGACGACCCCAGCCACAACCCTTTGTTACAGaccacaggtaactgtttggGTGGACAAACATTCCGATCTAAAATCACAAGTTATGGCGACTTTAGAAATGGCAAGGTCTGGGCCAGTGATCAGTGTCTGGGAAGTTGTACggttcaatatggcggacaatATAATTCAACAGACGGGTTTCAACAGGCTGATTGCAATGGAAACATCCAGAGCGCTAAGAGGATCGGCTTCTGGTGTGACTGGGAAAGTGGGGATGGAGCAGTGGTGATGATTGGTGGGGGAGGAAGTAGTTGTGCACGTGCTGATCATGGGATTGGGATCACAGAAACTAACGAAGCTTCTTTTTTTGACCTGGGAAGCAGTGCCACTGAATATGACTTTGGTTACGATGCTAACATAAAGAACGCTCCAACCCAGTCTTACTCGTTGAATTTGTGGATCCGTTAG
- the LOC131770492 gene encoding uncharacterized protein isoform X2: MYLKDQCFLFTMLPFGFASVLFFSWFHCRAVADQETKVVDVRGKPLSRGTVKGMAYAKFKVHKFSYLNITAIGSHYVGKGSECGFACVNIPSCFSFNLAEFQDINGKVLCELLPSDLYNNSHKHVPIQSHHHFSIASPCFKWPCQNNGKCAAQYEKNSYVCVCAKGYTGGHCETGWTLIARFSNSDGKNWMRDDGFWWYDRQIATGTTNNPLVNDDMISTAFWSISGREIKITRSDDPSHNPLLQTTGNCLGGQTFRSKITSYGDFRNGKVWASDQCLGSCTVQYGGQYNSTDGFQQADCNGNIQSAKRIGFWCDWESGDGAVVMIGGGGSSCARADHGIGITETNEASFFDLGSSATEYDFGYDANIKNAPTQSYSLNLWIR; the protein is encoded by the exons AAACAAAAGTCGTCGATGTGCGAGGTAAACCTCTCAGCCGAGGTACAGTTAAAGGAATGGCTTATGCCAAATTTAAGGTTCACAAGTTTTCCTACCTCAACATCACTGCTATTGGCTCGCATTATGTTGGAAAGGGCAGTGAGTGTGGATTTGCTTGCGTCAACATTCCGTCGTGTTTTTCGTTTAACCTGGCTGAATTTCAAGATATCAATGGCAAAGTTCTGTGTGAATTACTTCCATCGGATTTGTACAACAACTCACACAAGCATGTCCCTATTCAGAGTCACCATCACTTTAGTATCGCA TCTCCATGTTTCAAATGGCCTTGTCAGAACAATGGGAAATGTGCGGCACAGTACGAGAAGAACAGTTACGTGTGCGTTTGCGCGAAAGGATACACAGGGGGACATTGTGAAACGG GCTGGACTCTCATCGCTCGATTCTCAAACAGCGATGGCAAGAATTGGATGCGTGACGATGGATTTTGGTGGTATGACCGACAAATTGCCACTGGAACGACAAACAACCCTTTAGTGAACGACGATATGATTTCAACAGCCTTTTGGTCGATCAGCGGCAGAGAAATAAAGATCACGCGCAGTGACGACCCCAGCCACAACCCTTTGTTACAGaccacaggtaactgtttggGTGGACAAACATTCCGATCTAAAATCACAAGTTATGGCGACTTTAGAAATGGCAAGGTCTGGGCCAGTGATCAGTGTCTGGGAAGTTGTACggttcaatatggcggacaatATAATTCAACAGACGGGTTTCAACAGGCTGATTGCAATGGAAACATCCAGAGCGCTAAGAGGATCGGCTTCTGGTGTGACTGGGAAAGTGGGGATGGAGCAGTGGTGATGATTGGTGGGGGAGGAAGTAGTTGTGCACGTGCTGATCATGGGATTGGGATCACAGAAACTAACGAAGCTTCTTTTTTTGACCTGGGAAGCAGTGCCACTGAATATGACTTTGGTTACGATGCTAACATAAAGAACGCTCCAACCCAGTCTTACTCGTTGAATTTGTGGATCCGTTAG